Proteins encoded in a region of the Wolbachia endosymbiont (group A) of Anomoia purmunda genome:
- a CDS encoding IS4 family transposase produces MDRIACLSKDLNEFFNEKADEISIAVGFIKRKRKLNGSSFIKAMVFGNIGVGDCSIETMCQLLNEDSIEITKQGLDYISLPSSMEDMYKGYGSSYRDCESNTKSGIKLQLVFDYLNQALDKLNLIEGIRSDQGYRDYLNGLSANDLLIFDLCYFVPSSFKQIDEAGAYFVSRYKSDTNIYDIETNQKIELLECLEGQSLLEMEVLLGKEVKIKVRIICQKLTEEQSIIRRRANKLAKSHGYTSSQKNQKLLDWSIFITNVPESKISAEQVLTVYRVRWQIELLFKLYKSHIRLDELKGKPYRVLCELYAKLCAILIFHGIVGCIKLKENTELSLTKAFIELKRRIRELFLALSSKINNLRIFLKKLTTDWSQFSVKDRYRKTRVSTLSSLNFLTLAS; encoded by the coding sequence ATGGACAGAATAGCTTGCTTATCAAAAGACCTCAATGAATTCTTTAATGAAAAAGCAGACGAAATATCAATTGCAGTAGGTTTTATAAAAAGAAAGAGAAAACTTAATGGCTCATCATTCATAAAAGCTATGGTTTTTGGTAACATAGGAGTTGGTGATTGCAGCATAGAAACAATGTGCCAATTGCTAAATGAAGACTCGATAGAAATTACAAAACAGGGTTTGGATTATATTAGCCTGCCCAGTAGCATGGAAGATATGTACAAAGGATATGGGAGTAGCTATAGAGATTGTGAGAGTAATACCAAATCAGGAATAAAGCTGCAGTTAGTCTTTGATTACCTGAACCAAGCGCTAGATAAGTTAAATTTAATAGAAGGAATAAGGTCGGATCAAGGTTATAGGGATTATCTGAACGGTTTATCAGCCAATGATTTGCTAATATTTGATTTGTGCTACTTTGTGCCTAGTTCTTTTAAACAGATTGATGAAGCAGGTGCATATTTTGTTAGTCGTTATAAGTCTGATACCAATATATATGATATAGAAACAAATCAAAAAATAGAGTTGTTGGAATGTTTAGAAGGTCAATCCCTTCTAGAGATGGAAGTGCTATTAGGAAAAGAAGTAAAAATTAAAGTGAGAATTATATGTCAAAAATTAACTGAAGAACAGTCTATAATTAGAAGAAGGGCTAATAAGTTAGCAAAATCACATGGATATACATCTTCTCAAAAGAATCAAAAATTGCTGGATTGGTCGATATTCATAACTAACGTTCCAGAGAGTAAAATCAGCGCTGAACAAGTATTAACAGTTTACAGGGTAAGATGGCAGATTGAATTATTATTTAAATTGTATAAGAGTCACATCAGGCTTGACGAACTTAAAGGAAAACCATACAGAGTATTATGTGAACTATACGCTAAATTGTGCGCAATTCTTATATTTCATGGAATAGTTGGTTGTATAAAACTGAAAGAGAATACAGAGCTGAGTTTAACAAAGGCATTCATTGAATTAAAAAGAAGGATTAGGGAGTTGTTTTTAGCGTTAAGCAGTAAAATTAATAATTTGAGAATTTTCCTGAAAAAACTTACCACAGACTGGTCACAATTTTCTGTGAAAGATAGATATAGAAAAACTAGAGTATCCACCTTAAGTTCATTGAATTTTCTTACCCTTGCTTCTTAA
- a CDS encoding gpW family protein: protein MYSEEYLAQVEEAIKKLQSGERVVSIAYGDHVVRYGEVQIKDLLDLRQRIKAELKVAGVKPKRRIVISMNI, encoded by the coding sequence ATGTACAGTGAAGAATACTTAGCACAAGTAGAAGAAGCGATCAAGAAGCTACAGAGCGGGGAAAGGGTTGTCTCAATTGCATACGGTGACCATGTGGTTAGGTATGGAGAAGTACAGATAAAAGATCTATTGGACTTAAGACAACGAATCAAGGCTGAGTTAAAAGTAGCAGGTGTGAAGCCAAAGCGAAGGATTGTGATTTCAATGAATATTTGA
- a CDS encoding IS4 family transposase, producing the protein MDRIACLSKDLNEFFNEKADEISIAVGFIKRKRKLNGSSFIKAMVFGNIGVGDCSIETMCQLLNEDSIEITKQGLDYISLPSSMEDMYKGYGSSYRDCESNTKSGIKLQLVFDYLNQALDKLNLIEGIRSDQGYRDYLNGLSANDLLIFDLCYFVPSSFKQIDEAGAYFVSRYKSDTNIYDIETNQKIELLECLEGQSLLEMEVLLGKEVKIKVRIICQKLTEEQSIIRRRRANKLAKSHGYTSSQKNQKLLDWSIFITNVPESKISAEQVLTVYRVRWQIELLFKLYKSHIRLDELKGKPYRVLCELYAKLCAILIFHGIVGCIKLKENTELSLTKAFIELKRRIRELFLALSSKINNLRIFLKKLTTDWSQFSVKDRYRKTRVSTLSSLNFLTLAS; encoded by the coding sequence ATGGACAGAATAGCTTGCTTATCAAAAGACCTCAATGAATTCTTTAATGAAAAAGCAGACGAAATATCAATTGCAGTAGGTTTTATAAAAAGAAAGAGAAAACTTAATGGCTCATCATTCATAAAAGCTATGGTTTTTGGTAACATAGGAGTTGGTGATTGCAGCATAGAAACAATGTGCCAATTGCTAAATGAAGACTCGATAGAAATTACAAAACAGGGTTTGGATTATATTAGCCTGCCCAGTAGCATGGAAGATATGTACAAAGGATATGGGAGTAGCTATAGAGATTGTGAGAGTAATACCAAATCAGGAATAAAGCTGCAGTTAGTCTTTGATTACCTGAACCAAGCGCTAGATAAGTTAAATTTAATAGAAGGAATAAGGTCGGATCAAGGTTATAGGGATTATCTGAACGGTTTATCAGCCAATGATTTGCTAATATTTGATTTGTGCTACTTTGTGCCTAGTTCTTTTAAACAGATTGATGAAGCAGGTGCATATTTTGTTAGTCGTTATAAGTCTGATACCAATATATATGATATAGAAACAAATCAAAAAATAGAGTTGTTGGAATGTTTAGAAGGTCAATCCCTTCTAGAGATGGAAGTGCTATTAGGAAAAGAAGTAAAAATTAAAGTGAGAATTATATGTCAAAAATTAACTGAAGAACAGTCTATAATTAGAAGAAGAAGGGCTAATAAGTTAGCAAAATCACATGGATATACATCTTCTCAAAAGAATCAAAAATTGCTGGATTGGTCGATATTCATAACTAACGTTCCAGAGAGTAAAATCAGCGCTGAACAAGTATTAACAGTTTACAGGGTAAGATGGCAGATTGAATTATTATTTAAATTGTATAAGAGTCACATCAGGCTTGACGAACTTAAAGGAAAACCATACAGAGTATTATGTGAACTATACGCTAAATTGTGCGCAATTCTTATATTTCATGGAATAGTTGGTTGTATAAAACTGAAAGAGAATACAGAGCTGAGTTTAACAAAGGCATTCATTGAATTAAAAAGAAGGATTAGGGAGTTGTTTTTAGCGTTAAGCAGTAAAATTAATAATTTGAGAATTTTCCTGAAAAAACTTACCACAGACTGGTCACAATTTTCTGTGAAAGATAGATATAGAAAAACTAGAGTATCCACCTTAAGTTCATTGAATTTTCTTACCCTTGCTTCTTAA
- a CDS encoding IS110 family transposase has product MVTSYQNFIGIDIGKLEFVTAVNEQKGVIKFDNSCVGWKQFYQKFSNILPNSMVILEATGGYELGLLYFLIDRNIAVHRANTRQVKNFILSHGTLAKTDSLDAKALAQYGSERCGHLQLFTPISKEQTTLFALCQRRDDITKMLVQEKNRLKTPGNDYIKESCQQAIEFLNNQVEKLDQAIQKIVNENPELQRCQKILETVPGIGRKTSQCLLCLIPELGSLNKRQIASLAGVAPHPKESGKAIGYRRIIGGRSNVRSKLFTAAMAAARSKSALGAFYSKLIESGKKKMVAITALMRKIIVIANARLKEAVNLHI; this is encoded by the coding sequence ATGGTTACATCTTATCAAAATTTTATTGGCATTGATATCGGAAAACTTGAATTTGTTACTGCAGTTAATGAACAAAAAGGTGTCATCAAATTTGACAATAGTTGTGTTGGTTGGAAACAATTCTACCAAAAATTTTCAAATATCTTGCCCAACTCCATGGTAATTTTAGAAGCTACAGGAGGTTATGAGCTTGGCTTATTGTATTTTCTTATTGATAGAAACATTGCTGTGCATCGTGCTAATACTCGTCAAGTTAAAAACTTCATTCTATCTCATGGAACTTTGGCAAAGACCGACAGTCTTGATGCAAAAGCGCTTGCCCAATATGGTTCTGAGCGTTGTGGACATCTGCAGCTATTTACACCTATCTCAAAAGAACAAACCACCTTGTTTGCACTTTGTCAGCGTCGTGACGATATTACGAAAATGCTTGTTCAAGAGAAGAATAGGCTAAAAACTCCTGGAAATGATTACATTAAGGAAAGTTGTCAACAAGCTATTGAATTCCTCAACAACCAGGTAGAAAAGCTTGATCAAGCTATACAAAAAATAGTCAATGAAAATCCTGAATTGCAACGATGCCAAAAAATTCTTGAAACAGTCCCTGGAATAGGTAGAAAAACCTCTCAATGTTTATTGTGTCTCATACCGGAACTTGGTTCTTTAAATAAAAGGCAAATTGCAAGCCTTGCAGGTGTTGCGCCTCATCCTAAGGAAAGTGGTAAAGCTATTGGCTACCGAAGGATTATAGGTGGAAGAAGTAACGTTCGTTCAAAGCTTTTTACAGCTGCCATGGCTGCTGCAAGGTCCAAATCTGCACTTGGTGCCTTTTATTCTAAGCTTATTGAAAGTGGTAAGAAAAAGATGGTGGCTATAACAGCTCTAATGCGTAAAATAATAGTGATTGCTAATGCAAGGCTTAAAGAAGCAGTTAATTTGCATATTTAA